The following is a genomic window from Quadrisphaera sp. RL12-1S.
AACGCCACGGTGGTCTCGGTGATGGCGCTGTTCACCACCCGCGACCTCGGGCTGGACGTGGTCTGGTCGGGCGTCGCGCTCGGGGTGGCGGCTGCCGCGGAGGTCCCGGCGCTGCTGCTGCTCGGTCGGGTGGGCCGCCGCTCCTCGGACCTGGCGCTGGTCGTGTCGGACAGCGCCGTGGGGGTCCTGTACTTCCTGCTCATGGCCGTGGTGACCGGCCCCGTGGGCCTGGTGTCGGTGCAGCTGCTCAACGCCTGGTCGTTCGCGGTCATCGCCGGCACGGGGCTCGGGCTCTTCCAGAGGGTCGTGGCCCGCCCCGGGCTCGCGTCGGGGCTCTACGCCAACACCCGACGCCTCGGCGGAGTGGTCAGCGGCCCGGTCGTCGGGCTCGGCGGGGCGACGACGTGGGGGTACGGCGCGGCGTTCCTCGTCTGCGCAGGGCTCACGGCGCTCGGTGTGCTGCTCGTGGCGCTCGCGCTGCGGACCGCCTCCCCCTCCTCCGCGGCGGGCGCGGGGGTCACCGCAGGGGGACGTTGAACCGCGTCACCACCTGGACCGGGGCCGCCCACGACCGCGGCGGGCCGGGCAGCCCCCCGCGGGACTGCAGGAGCACGCGCGCGGCGCGGCGCAGGTGCGTGCGCAGGTCGTGGTGGAGCACCGCGGAGACCCGGCCGGCGCGCAGCAGCGCCAGGTGCTCGGCGGCGAGGTCGTGGACGACGACGACGCGCGGCTCCTGCCCGTGCCGCGCGAGCGCGTCGAGCACGGCGGTGGCGCCGCCCGCACCGGCGTACATCGCGTAGACGGCCCCGACGCCTCCGCCCGCGTCGTCGTCCTCGAGGGTCTCGCGCAGGTCGTCGAGCACTGCGCGGGAGCGGGTCTCGTCGTCGCGGACTTCCAGCACGCGCCGCGGGCCGAGCACCTCGGCGAACCCGGCGGCGCGCTCGTCCTCACCCAGGTCCACCCCGCTGCTGCGGACCACGAGCACTGCCTGCCTGTGGTGATCATGCAGAAGACCCGCACTGCGCTGCTCGGGGTGCGGGTCTTCTGCATGATCACCGATGTGGTCGAGCGGGCCCAGCCACTGGTCGACGAGGTGGGCCGCGGTCCGGCCGGCACCGCGGTTGTCCAGCCCCACGTACGCCGCCCGCTCGGAGCCCGGCAGGTCGGTGACCAGGGTGACCACGGGTACCCCGGCCTCGGCCAGCCGACCGACGGCGGCCACCACGTCGGGGTGCAGCGGCGCCTTGAGGACCACGCCGTCGGAGCGGGCCGTCGCAGCCCCGCGCAGCGCCGCCACCACGGGGGCGGGGTCCGAGCCGTCGAGCAGGTGGAAGCGCGCCCTCACGACCGCGGGCCGCAGGCCGGGCAGCTCGGCCTCCAGGGCCGTGCGCACCTCCACGGAGAAGCGCAGCGGGGCCTGGACCACCACGTCGAGCACCCAGGTGCGCCCGCCGAGCTGCAGCTGGTCGGCCTGGCGCTGCAGGTCGGCGACGGCCCGCTCCACCTGCCGGGCGGTGGAGGGCCGCACGCCGGGGCGGCCGTGCAGCACCCGGTCGACGGTGGCCTCGGACAGGCCGGCCTGAGCGGCGATCTCACGCACGCGGAAGGGGTGGCGCACTGCTCCAGGATGACG
Proteins encoded in this region:
- a CDS encoding LacI family DNA-binding transcriptional regulator; translation: MRHPFRVREIAAQAGLSEATVDRVLHGRPGVRPSTARQVERAVADLQRQADQLQLGGRTWVLDVVVQAPLRFSVEVRTALEAELPGLRPAVVRARFHLLDGSDPAPVVAALRGAATARSDGVVLKAPLHPDVVAAVGRLAEAGVPVVTLVTDLPGSERAAYVGLDNRGAGRTAAHLVDQWLGPLDHIGDHAEDPHPEQRSAGLLHDHHRQAVLVVRSSGVDLGEDERAAGFAEVLGPRRVLEVRDDETRSRAVLDDLRETLEDDDAGGGVGAVYAMYAGAGGATAVLDALARHGQEPRVVVVHDLAAEHLALLRAGRVSAVLHHDLRTHLRRAARVLLQSRGGLPGPPRSWAAPVQVVTRFNVPLR